In the genome of Microtus pennsylvanicus isolate mMicPen1 chromosome X, mMicPen1.hap1, whole genome shotgun sequence, the window CTTCAGACCACAGGgggaaaactgttttttttttttgcattttggaTTCATCCTTGAAGAGGTCAATTAAACCTGGTTCCAGAGAGTAGTTAAGTCCTATCAAACTATGTTATCACATTATCTTACACAACTTGACAATCCCTTTTGAGGTACTCCCAAGTCACACGAACGTCAGTAGAGCAGTGGTTCACAATCTGTGCATCAAGAACCCTTTGGGATCAACCAATCATTTCACAGGtttcctgcatatcagatattatgATGCATAACAAAAGCAGAATTCTAGTTATCaagtatcaatgaaataattttatggttggggtcaccacaacctgaagAACTGGactaaagagtcacagcattaggaaggttgggaaccactgctttagaacaTGGTTAAGTGATGAAAACTGTTTAACCTTTCTTATATACAGGTAGGCATCATCAAAGCTTACCAAGATTAGTAAAGTAACAAGATTATAATAAGTATAAAACGGAATgagtataaaatataataagactaGACAAGGAGACTTGATGATCATTAAACCTTATGCCATCCTTAAAGTAATAAGACTgaagtataaaaatgaaaatgagatagaagcaaatgtcattttattatgacattattaagctgttatttgttttgttttgcttttacttgtgctttcttttggtttgggttttttgagaaagggttgggttctctgtgcagcccttgcTACCATGAAATTTgctctgtaaccaggctggctttgaactctgagatccatccacctgcctccccagtgctgggattaaaagcaccactgcctggctttttttttttctctaagtgaGGTGAGGTACTTGAATTTAACGACTTGCGTCATTTTTCCTAAAGATCCATTGTAACTACCAACCTGATTGGCTAAGTTATACTATTAATGGTTTATTCTGACTTCTTCCTCCTAGGTAGTACATAATCATTTCTGAGGGGACAGAATTTCACAAAATAGCCCAGTTTGGCTTCAAAATCTCTATGTagcagaggatggccttgaacttccgatcctcctgcccctaacttctgagtgctgggattgtaggcatgcactaccaccatgCATGATTTTATACATTTCACCTAGAATAGAGACTTGGAGTCTGGAAATTCCAGGAACTAGGCCAGACCTGTTACAGAGGCAGCTACATCCTTGGGGCCCTTGCAGATCTCATCAGTCAGATAAGCCTGACCCCTGGAGATGCTTCCTGTATAGATGGGTGGAAAGGAATGAAGTCATTAAGTCTTCCTTGCCAAAGTGTGACAGAGTAGGTCCCAAATCAACTAGGGTTATCAAAGAGTTCATTTTTATTGCTGGAGAGATAGTGATTTACTTGGCATTTAGTGGATAAGGCCTTTCAGAATGTTTGTGTCATTGGCTAGATTCAAAGTTTAGatgtcattctttaaaaaatacttatataagtatcatatatacacatgcttATATAAGATGAATATATAGATTACATTATATGAGTATATATTACAGTATTATATAAGATGAGCATATAGATTACATTATTATATGAGTATGTAAATTGCGTTACTATATGAGTACATAGATTACAttgttatatgaatatatagattATGTTATTGAGTATATagattacattttttgttttttattttttattattattacttaaaaataccaatccaaattcctactccctcctctccccccactcccctccctctctctccacagaccctccaaccccacccctccaaccctaagggagtgccatgcaccctGCCCTGCAGAaattccaaggccctccctactaatctaggttgagcaaggcttacatccaaagagaataggatcccatgaagctggtatatgcagtagagacacatcccagtgtcactatcagtggcccctcagtctgccccagctgtccacccccttcagaggggctttgttgttcccatgctcatttactcccagtccagttggagttggtgagctaccattagctcaagcaaactgtctcagtggatgacccctcatggtcttgacttccttgctcatactctcactccttccacttttcaactggatcttgggagctcagtccagtgctctcatgtgggtttctgcctctgttccgatctgttgttggatgaagattCTCTGGTGATATagaagataatcatcagtcttacTACAGAGttaggccagttcagacaccctctcctctattgcttagggtctcagctggggtcatctctgtgggttcctgggcatttttctagagccaggtttcttgctaactccatagtggctccctcaattaagatatctctttccttgctctcatatatgtccttcctccatctcaactatcccattccctcaagttctacTCAACCCCCCTTCTCCGCTTCCTTCTATCCCTCcacatgctcccaaatttttgtctgattccaatttccaggtgggtctatatatgtttttctttgggttcaccttattacttagtttctctaggatcctgaactATAGGCTCGTTGCTCTTTTTTTATGACTAGTATCCATTTATGATTGACTACATACCAAATTCATGTTtggggggtctgggttatctcactcaggatagtgttttctaattccatccatttgcatgcaaaattcaagacgtcattactttttactgatgagtagtactctaatgtgtagatgtgccatcACGAGTATATAAATTCCATTTTTATATgagtatatttttatcattttggaGAGTGTGCATCACTCTCCACCCCAGGATGACCCGTAACTCACttattggattgattagccttgaACTTTCAGCAATCCTcatgtctccccccccccaagtgccGAGATAACAGGGATAAGTCACCATGTCCTACAAAAGAGTGGTTCTTATTTAAGTGACAATAGGACATTGTCTATGTTTTTGCTTAATTTCTTGcaaaattttcactttttatactaatatttttattcattcatcccaGAGAGTGCTGAGGACAGAATTCAGGCCCTTGGGCATTATAGGTAAGAGCTATACTGCTAGGCTACCTTAAAGTCTGGTGTTTTCAAATCTTCACCTGAGAAGACAGGGACATTGGGCAGCCACTTAACCTTCATGCTGAAAGCCATAATAATAACTCTATTGACAAGTATATGCAAGGCTGGCTGCACCTCTGTTACTATTGTGAACGTGTTGTAGATTGTTACTCCAATTCATGCAAGGAATGTCTGACGTGTTGGCTATTGCTTTCTCTGTTGGTAGAGAAGGAACTAGAAACACTAAGATATTCATGACTCATCCAGATATTAGAGTTTGGGAGAGCTTAGGACCAAACCCAGGCAGTATGTGGCTGAAACCTTTGATCTCAACCTATAACATCTACTGTCGTCCCAGTTGAGAAGGAAAACCATGAGACACGGGTGAGCTTCAAGAAAAGGGAATCGAGTAAGAGTGAGAGCAAattcattttcatcattttatatgtattgcttatggaagagaggaaagagaaagaagagggaggggaggggaggggagaagagaagatgaTGGAGGAGAGGGGATTTCAATGTGATTAGGACCAAGAGAGCTGCAGAGTGGTGATTTCACTGTGTGCTTACTCGAGTACTTACAGATGTTTAATTCTTAAAAGCACACGTTCAAACtgattcccctcccccctctcagaACTGGTACACATGTTGAGAGCATCTGGCACAGCTGAAGACCTGCGTGTTTGTTCCTACTGGTTGACACAGTACTTGGCTTCAGTGGCTTCAGTTGCAAGAGCAAAGATCTGCTTCTCCCCACTCTTGGGCCCCAGGAGCCACTGCAGCTTAGGAAGCATGACCTCTGTTCTCGTAGACTCTGGGAAACTGCCAAGTTTTCAATACATAGGGAATTTGGATTTGCTCTACAGCTCCAGGGTCAATCAACTTCTTGTCCAGAGGGCAAGAAAATAAACATTCCAAGCTCCAGAGCTCCATTTTAATGACCCCTGCTGCTGTAGATTAGAAGCAGCCTGAGAAAACAAAGAGATGGTTGTGCTACATTCCAGTAACACATTCATTTCTCCTTAAGGTTGCAGGGATTCGAGCATCTGTGAAAGTCTGAGGACTGCACGAGGCCACGTTTGTGTCTAAAGTCAAATTCCTTCAGCGAAGTGTCAAGATATTTCCTCCTCCCCCTGGAAACCATCAGAAATCCAAGCTCCTGGCGGCAACGTTGGGGGTCAGCACATCTTGGGTTTTGTTATCATTCTCCATAAGCACTCTGTCTTTGTTTAGTTCAATCCTCagtgaagaaaagagggaagaaggtcCCAGCTAACTATTGCActattctctcccttcccccacacatTAGCGTCAGGGGCCATGCTGTTAGGACAATGCCAGAAAGAAATGGGTTACACACATGTGGGCAGCCGGCAGTGTCCCATAGTTCCCTTGTTCCAAACCTGTGGTGCTGTGCTTTTGCCTTATTTTCATCCCCATGAAAGGAAATCATTCTCCACTTCAATTCCACCCCGATTCTATTTTGTTATAACTCTGAACGTGTGAGAGTCtgaacgccccccccccccccccccccccccccgcgccagACTCAGGTAGTAGGCCACGAGGTCTCTGGCTGCTCCTGGTGTTGTTTTAGGCACTGTGGGATATTTGAGAGCAGCGGCCCAAATGAGGAAGTGAGGAACTGCTGTGGTGAACCCTGAGGTTTATAGGCTGGCCCCAGCTTTGTGTCCCATCTCAATTTCCTGGGTGTGGGGATGTAAGCAAGTAACCTCACAGCCCTGCCAACAGGATGGATGTATCCTCAAAGCACAAATGAAAAGAGTgtcctccctcctttccattGTCCCTTTAAGTTCACAGTCATGGAGAAAGTAACTAATTCACAGGGAGGTTCTCAAGCCTCGGGAGACTAGGTTAATCAGTCATTTCTTCATTTCAACTCTCCCTCCAGGCTCAGATAGCCCATTTTCTCAGGACACAATTTCCCTTGATGTCTTGAAGTTACCTACAGTCCGGGAGACTTGCGTGTTTTCCGCTTCAGTGAGTATTACCCTGCTCTTTATATGGTACCCATTCCTCTCAAGCAAAAAATAGAGCTAACTTTTATCTACTAAATGGTGTGGTGTAAAGACAAATGTCCCCCATAGTTTCACATATTTGAACCCTTGGTCTGAATTGGTGGCGTTGTCTGGAGCAGGTATAGGtggtgtagccttgctggaggaagtatgccattAGAAGAAAGCTTTGCGATTCAAAGCCTCTCCCCATTtctagttttctctctctgcttcttgcttgcCACTGGAGATGAACCTCAGCATCCTACTCTAGCTACCAGGCCTGTTACGTGCTGTTAGCCTCTCCACCATGAAGGACGTATCCCTCTGGAATTTTAAGTCAGAGCAAAAGCTTGTAAAAGTTTGGGTTTTATaaatcatagcaataaaaatttaactAATATACCAAGCAGTTTCCAGTTTAGTCCTTCAGATCCCCCATTCCCAGGAGGCATGGGGGCCTTCATATAAGGGAGACCTTTAGTTGACCATTTTTCTGTGATGCTAGGGTTGGAAACCGGGGACTTATCTGAGCTGTACTCCAAGTCTGGTCTCCTGGGTTACTGTTCAAGAGTTGGTATGGAAAACTTCACAAGAACAGTTTATAAGGAGAGGATACTAACAGTCACTGAACTTGTAGATTTTTCCCCTTTAATCCCTTGCAATGGATATTTAAATTCTCTTTGAGAAAGAGCTAGCACAAATCATCTCTATCCATAGTCCTAACCCCAAAGATTTGGGGCGGGGGGAGAATGTGTATGCTGAATATAATTAGAGCAAACTGTGGTCAAAGCCAAAATGTTAACATCTACCTTTAACCTTTTTCTTGTGGATAAAAGGAAGAGGTAGGCAATTACGAGTATTTCTCCTTTTTGCATCCCACTACATGTGAAAGCACCTACTATAATAACCTTTAAATTAAAACACGGGTAGATTTCATTTGCATGGCAAACCTTGTAATTCACGGACAATTTTGGCTTACTCAAATCATGGCCTCCAAGAAGGAAGCATGACAAAGCCATTTTGACAAAAAGAAGTAGAATGGACCATCTCATTTTCATCCTTTGCTGTCAAGTGTAAAGAAAAGCACTTTCTGAGAAAAGATCCTAGTTCTGGTTTGCTTATGATGTCACAGGGCCTGGTGGCTGTAAACCTTGAAAGCATGAGATCACTCAAAACTTGCAGTTGAAACTTTATTTCACATCTATTGTTAAATTACACAAAATCAGCGAACGGCTTGTAAAGCTACACCACTGAACAGATGGTACAGTTTGAAATCGTGGGATTTACATGATGATGACAAAATGTCTATTTATACCATTCTCTATATACAGTAATCAGTAGAGACAGAGAAAACGCACTTAATCTCTGCAAACCATGCACACCACAGCAataacacatatttttttctgtaatgagCTTTTCCACTGGCTCAGACTTCGTCCTGCTTTCCAACACTGTCAGTTTTAAGAGCAAACATTTTCAATTAAAACTAAAGAAACTGAAATATCATAGTGATCTACAGAATATTTTAAGAACAATGTACACCAAATAGGTTTATTCTAAAACACTTTGACTTCAAcatgtgcttttaaaaattccttcCAGTTTTTAAGGTATCATAATTCTCAACACTGTAataccacaaaacaaaaagctgtagATATTGTTACAGAGCTCAGAGTCAAGAAAACCCCTTTAGACCCAGATACTCAACTTCTTGTCCAACTTGTGGCCATATTATTACAGATGACACCAGGTTATGAACTTGGGCAGACTGTGCTACATATGACTTCTAAGTCCCTTGAAAGCCAAGGGAGTAATGTAAGTTCTTATAGAAGTATAGCAACAGCCATGAAGTGGAAATTGCCAAGCAGTATGATGTTTAACAACACAGCGGGGACATCATTCTTCCTTTGTTCAATTTGCAACTGATACCATCAATGTACAATTGCACAGACTTACACTACCAAACTATCCTCAACTTGTATGTTCTTGAAACTTAGCTTCACTGCAGAATATTCTtcacttctgatttttttcataaataaaaacctGGTAAAAGTGTTAACCCCAAGTATCCAGAGGCAACTGTTGGTGTTACTGAGTAACTCTGGCTATTCTAATGTTCTAAATTAGTACCactgtctttgaaaaaaatttgCTCTCGTTATTGTGTACAAATCTTTCAACACAAAAGAACCATGGGCCAGAAATAGCCAGCCAAACTGGAAACAttacaacaaacaaaataagaaacagttCACATTCAGGTTCAGTTCAATTTGATCAAGAATAATAAGTTCAGCAATATTTAGAGACCCACTCTTCTGCTTGAGAGTTTCTTGTTAAGGGCCTTACTACACAGACATTGATAAGACAATTCTATAGAAAGTCCTGACTTTAATCCAGGATTAAATACCACAAGAGATTTAGAAACACACCATTTAGATGATGAAGGAAAATTCTATACATGGATTCATTTGGAATGAGCACAACTTGGAGAAGCATTAAAGTGAATAAGAAGCAGCGCCAAAAAGACTGAAATTGTTGAAATTACAGTGCCCTGAAACCATCTGGAAACTGGATCTTTCCATTGGTATTCCATTTGGAAAACTGCTTTGTAAATATGAGATATACCCTGTTTAAAACCTTTTAATCAGCAGAaggtagaaaaattttaaattttaaacatctGTTAAATTACAAGACATGAATCCCAATCTATTTGAAAAGCCATATTTTTACATAAACCCACCCACATTTAAGTGAGAAATTGTTTACTTTCTACAGTTTGGCAAAATTTATCAtcagttgtttttctgtttaaatagacTTCTTGTTAAAacaagaaggaaatggaaggtttGAGTGTCTTTTAGTCTGTTCATGTTTTTACTTATACTTCCCTCTGGCAGGCGGGCGGGGGGTGGCTTTCAAAATTGGGTTTTAACAGAGTATCCGGAATCATTTAAAATCTGATTCTTAGCCATAAGTTTAAATGGCCACATTTCgtgttttctttgtgtctccATACCTAATATAAGACCTTCTTAAAATATCTAAACTGCAATTTCTGGTGAGTCTGGTTTGGCTCTTGGATTGCAGAAATAGTTCATCTCCAAAAAAGACAATTTAATTACACACTGAGATTTGCTTTAGCCACACACGGAGTAACACTGAATCAAAAGGCAGCTGTAAAGGCAACATCTACACTTGTTTTTTGAACTTCCAAAATGAAGGAAGCAGGGTGTGTTTGGACATTTCCATCTTGTTAGATATACACCATCTTTTTGGTGGTGCTTGGGGAAGCAGTGCACACCCCTTCCCGAGCCAGTTAGCGCCATGTCTCTACGCTGCCTATGTAGTCGTTGGTACCGTTGCTGCTGCTACCACTCTGCTTGCGGCCTgagccctgcttctgcctcccccgATTCTCCTTCTGGATCAAATTGGGATTGAATCTCTGAGTGAGATTCTGACTCAGACTCTGAGTCGGGTTCTGATTTGGGTTGGGATTTGGATTCTGACTCAGATTCTGACCTGGACTCTGGTTCTGGCCCTGACTCTGACTCTGGAAATGGGTCTGAAGGAACCTTCCCTTCAGAAACTTGCGCTGCTCCTGACGCTTCCGCCTGGCATCCTGATGCTCCTTCTGCCTCATGAACTGATACCTTTGCAGAAAGAGGTCTTTCGCATAGCTGTACAACTCCATATCCAGAAAATTCAGTTCCTCAATATGCTTTTGGATTTCCTCATTGATCTCTACGCTGGAGGCCCTAGTGGTATTGTATTGAGTAAACGGCGAGATAAAGTTCATGTTGAAGGTCTTCTCAAACAGGTACTGGGTCTTGCGCTGAAACTCGGTGAGGCCAAAGAATGCCATATGCTTCAGATTGGACTTGGCGCTTTCCAGAAGGatcttgtttctttgcttttccggCATGACAGAGAGGTTGTAGCAGCCCACTAGAGTCAGGTCAGACAGCATGCGCACTTGGCGGTTGTTGGCCAGATTATAGGGACAGTCCATGAACTCTTTGAGAGGGCAGCCAGACCAGTCATCCCCGGTGTAGCAGCTGGGCAGTTCTTCAGAGGTTGGGGGCCTCCCATCACAGACATGCAGGGATGCTTTCCATGTCGCCCCTCTCTGGACATGCCTCCATTCACTCAAGTACCGGGACACTGGATCTCGGAGGATGGTGATGTAGTGGAAATTCCTATGGGCAAAGCATAAGGAGCAACAGTCAGAAGTGTAGCTGACATAAGTGCCGTCAGGAAGGTGGGTGGCCTGTGATGTTCATGGCCACTAAGGAATGCAGCAGAGGAATGACAGAGATCTGGTAGCATTTGTCCTGAAAACTGTGCTGTGGTCCCCTCTTTATAGCCAACTAGCATGACCACATAGCAAATTCATTTATCCAATCTCTTGACACTATATCCACAGCAGGCATAAAAGTGTTAGACTCTGGATAACAACCTTCCTGTGCTTTACCCTCCTTTG includes:
- the Hs6st2 gene encoding heparan-sulfate 6-O-sulfotransferase 2 isoform X5 — its product is MDEKSNKLLLALVMLFLFAVIVLQYVCPGTECQLLRLQAFSSPVPDPYRSEDENSSRFVPRYNFSRGDLLRKVDFDIKGDDLIVFLHIQKTGGTTFGRHLVRNIQLEQPCECRVGQKKCTCHRPGKRETWLFSRFSTGWSCGLHADWTELTSCVPAVVDGKRDARLRPSRWRIFQILDASSKDRWGSSSFNSGANSPSSPKIRSTPKSGKNFHYITILRDPVSRYLSEWRHVQRGATWKASLHVCDGRPPTSEELPSCYTGDDWSGCPLKEFMDCPYNLANNRQVRMLSDLTLVGCYNLSVMPEKQRNKILLESAKSNLKHMAFFGLTEFQRKTQYLFEKTFNMNFISPFTQYNTTRASSVEINEEIQKHIEELNFLDMELYSYAKDLFLQRYQFMRQKEHQDARRKRQEQRKFLKGRFLQTHFQSQSQGQNQSPGQNLSQNPNPNPNQNPTQSLSQNLTQRFNPNLIQKENRGRQKQGSGRKQSGSSSNGTNDYIGSVETWR